A stretch of Plesiomonas shigelloides DNA encodes these proteins:
- a CDS encoding alkylphosphonate utilization protein, translating into MWSQVPAVQVMAWRQLKNLSHEVWAQDLLDMLYLDEETLAWAEAGVSATSSNDDTAPTLDSNGNVLQDGDSVTLIKDLVVKGANFTAKRGTMVKNISLTSNPEHIEGRVNGVQIVLVANFLKKA; encoded by the coding sequence ATGTGGAGCCAAGTGCCTGCAGTACAGGTAATGGCATGGCGTCAGCTGAAGAATCTGTCTCACGAAGTTTGGGCTCAGGATCTGCTGGATATGCTGTATCTGGACGAAGAAACTCTGGCATGGGCAGAAGCTGGTGTGTCTGCAACCAGCAGCAACGATGACACCGCCCCGACTCTGGACAGCAACGGCAACGTGCTGCAAGACGGCGACTCTGTCACCCTGATTAAAGATCTGGTCGTTAAAGGTGCTAACTTCACTGCCAAGCGCGGCACCATGGTGAAGAATATCTCTCTGACCAGCAACCCAGAGCACATTGAAGGCCGCGTAAACGGCGTGCAAATCGTTCTGGTTGCCAACTTCCTGAAGAAGGCTTAA